The following are encoded in a window of Carassius auratus strain Wakin chromosome 6, ASM336829v1, whole genome shotgun sequence genomic DNA:
- the LOC113092665 gene encoding fidgetin-like: MSSNMISGVYGVTMQWSPEQSQWAEQHYDITSTTRSPGRKIEALRDPRLTGSTSAAAYQHSWANDDISALTASNLLKRYAERYSAILDLPCESGLMGYPDTAISVSVRGPGVVNNGPPLLNGRKVEAEPWLESVYPPLGCVPELLPKAPLSVMDVSVSACNSPVIGSGNLPEPCFSSISCNTQTGNQEYSSTPYSTPFLQPVGTYGGSLFHPTPSHASLVSTYSANTSPNLATYSYPNTRYPSQAILPAGYSPPPPPSAYLSAGITPHNTLPAVGYSYPATSVSESDAPSASSLSKSYYPSTQSEIGVFEEFDFGGNSNSDSRSEGSPLYRPSGDEAVDKQNGFNRAADVTTSSFKPANHGDSLRNLETLTVAMSGRNNGTSGQHFPSTSTSVVTSHQHLCLDTNTP, from the coding sequence GCGTGACCATGCAGTGGAGCCCTGAGCAGTCCCAGTGGGCGGAGCAACACTATGACATCACCTCCACCACTCGTTCACCAGGGCGTAAGATCGAAGCACTTAGGGATCCAAGGCTAACAGGTTCGACCTCAGCTGCAGCGTATCAACATTCGTGGGCAAACGATGACATTTCAGCTCTGACCGCTTCTAACCTGCTCAAGAGGTATGCAGAGAGATATTCTGCCATTCTGGATCTACCCTGTGAGAGTGGACTTATGGGATATCCAGACACAGCCATTTCCGTTAGCGTTAGGGGACCTGGTGTTGTGAATAACGGCCCGCCCCTTCTTAATGGACGGAAGGTGGAGGCAGAGCCTTGGCTGGAGAGTGTCTACCCTCCGTTAGGTTGCGTCCCTGAGCTTCTTCCCAAAGCACCACTCAGTGTGATGGATGTGTCTGTCAGTGCGTGTAACTCACCAGTTATAGGCAGCGGGAATCTTCCGGAGCCTTGTTTCTCCAGCATCAGTTGTAACACTCAGACTGGAAATCAGGAGTACAGCAGCACTCCCTACAGCACTCCCTTCCTGCAGCCCGTAGGCACTTATGGTGGCTCCCTTTTCCACCCTACCCCTTCCCATGCCAGTCTGGTATCAACCTACAGTGCTAACACCTCACCAAACCTAGCTACATACAGTTACCCTAACACCCGTTACCCCTCACAGGCCATTCTTCCTGCTGGCTACAgtcctccacctcctccttcgGCGTACCTATCTGCAGGTATAACTCCTCATAACACTCTTCCAGCTGTAGGATACTCATACCCAGCCACCAGTGTCTCTGAAAGTGATGCCCCAAGTGCTAGCAGCCTTTCAAAATCATATTACCCATCAACTCAAAGCGAGATTGGAGTGTTTGAGGAGTTTGACTTTGGTGGCAACTCTAATTCAGACTCTAGGTCTGAAGGCAGCCCCCTATACAGACCTTCAGGAGATGAAGCGGTGGACAAGCAAAATGGGTTCAACCGAGCGGCTGATGTAACAACTTCATCCTTCAAGCCAGCTAATCATGGAGACTCTTTAAGAAACTTGGAGACTCTCACGGTAGCCATGAGTGGACGGAACAATGGTACATCTGGACAACACTTCCCATCTACCTCAACATCTGTTGTCACTTCTCATCAACATCTCTGCCTTGACACAAACACACCTTGA